TCCCGCCTACCCTCCTTTCATTCTCCAAGCACTCGTGAAAAGCGTAAGGCGTATCATTAAACACATGTACTTTGAGACTAAAGTAATTATCATCCATTCTTCTCGATATAAACATGGCTATTTTCAATAACTTCCCGTCGAGACCGCTGAAACTTTGGCCAactaaaacaaagtcgcttagAAATTCGCTTACAAGGAATACTTTGGAGGGATCGACTTGGGCGAAGATTGGGGTCCCGGGTGTTTCTTGGCCGAGAGTTAGGACCTTTCTCCATTCCTTGGAGTTTATCTCCTCAGGTTTCTGCAGCACGGAGATCAGCCAGCTGGTGCTTTTTAGGGCTGCACAATGGGGGAAGGTCAAGATGACACCTTTGCAGAAATGAAAGTTCTTTGGGCCACAACGGATGACGGGGCTCAGCTGGGTTTCACCTGTCAACAAAGaatgcaaaatatttgtatttaagtttgtaaaaaaatccaaaCTCATATTTCAACATTTCGGCAGAATTACCatttattaagtaggtattattaagtaatatctattataattaactagctTTTCCCACGGAAGCAGTTGTTTTTCCGAAATTAAAGGTCTTTCTCTATATATTACAATCTTCTAGAAGATTGAGTAggtagtaagtacttactttcacatttattagtTAGCTATAGTTTTATGTTCGTGTTCTTAAGGTATAAGTaggctattaaaatattccagAAATAAACGTTTATATTTTAGCAAATGCAAGAAccgcatttatatttaagtcgCCGGCGACACAATGGCCGCGTTAAACCTATTTTAGTTGGCCTGGCTTACTTTACCGTCCTGGTTCAGACAACTTTAAATAAGGCAACCCTCTCTTGTTGTATACTAAAATATGTGTCAGTTCTTGAAGCAAAGgcaatttcaatattgttagaacgtgtttttttaaatttcatagatACATAACACTTATGTATCTATGAAATTCGCTCTCTATAAATATTCGCTGAAATAGGTAGAAAAAGTACGCCATCGGTCTTTTACTAGTTATGAGCAAAGCATATGACAAAGTTAGCCATAATATCctattatctaaattatacGAGTCAGGTGTCAGAGGGCCCGCTTATAGTTGGTTTAAATCGTATTTAGAGAACCGATGTCAATACGCGGAAATTAAAATACCGACTTTGCTACAGGGAAAATAGAATACATCCGATCAGGAAGAGAAGTAGTTACCAGCTCTATCCCGCTGGGTAGTGTGCTCGGCTGCTTGTTGTTTCTAATCTTTATAAACGACCTCcctaataacattaaaaactattgtattatttttgcagACGAAATCTCTGTCTTGCTATCTTGCTCGAATACGGCAGaactagaaaataatttgaatacaaCTCTAACTGACATTATAAATTGGctaaataatcataatcttgtagtaaatttaatacaattcaaACCTTCACAAAAAATCGCGTTAAAAATGACATATGAGttcaataattcaaaattaaaatttgttgacTATTTGTTGGTTACGTTATTAGGAATAGATTTGGACACTAATATGACTTGGAAACACcatataagaacattaaaaaaataagttattatcttttatatatgCATTAAACCATTTAAAAAGTGTGACCGACTTTAAGACTGACCGCTTGCAGCATACTATGCATACGCGCAATCAAGATTGTCATATGGGATAGTCCTGTGGGGAAACTGCTGTGACATAAATGACATAtttgttttgcaaaaaaatgtgTCCGTATTCTTACAAATATAGACGAAATGACATCTTGAATGTGAATCTTATGGATCAGAGGTAACAATTAGACTTGTACaaattaccgaaccgatttcaaaaatcatcattagaaaggtacgttgtccaagattgctataagctatattttatctgaaaattcccacgggagcgaagccccgggcaacatctagtaataaataaaatagatttgtcaaaaaacgaaaacaagtattttatataaatgtctcccaagcatttattcattgcaaaaaatCATGTTCGTGTAGTAAACCAGGAatgcatataataaatgcattatCATGGAAACAGAAGCGACgtgaaaattttcaactctgtaggacacgCAAAAGTAGGTGAAATACAACACAACTTAACTgatgacaaacaaacatcgggacaggttaaattaatgaagaccttgtataaataacattgttaGCAGTCCCACCTTCTTGCAGAATCGGCCTGTTCCAATCTTCATCGGTGACCTCGAGCGTGAACAGTTCTTCCTTATCGACAACTCCGTCAGGAACGAACAGACTGACACCGCACTTGTCCAGAGTCAGCCAGCCTCCATCACTTGACACTATCTTGGAAGTTGCCGTCTCCAATTGAGGGTTCAGGTAGTTGGAGTCCACGGACGCGTTGTTGCGGAGAGATGGGGACAATTCAACACTTTCATTACCGTAGGATGATCCCGCTGGAAAAAAACGTTGTCTTAAGGATGACTTCTGTACATCGCGGCCGATCGCAGCCACGCACGGTCTTAGACTGTGTGCCTTAGCGTGTCGCCTTTTACGaccacgggaggatattgGGTGGTCATATACTGGTTATATGGTTGTGGAACCACATGTCATCTAGGTAAACCGAGtattcattatcattatagATTTAATTAGCATGTAAAAGCAGTACATGTAACAATAAACTCACAGCTCAAAAAGCAGCTGGAGTCAGATTGGTCAGACTCCAAATCTTTACAAGCGTAATTCTTGTTTTCGACATGGTTCCTCACCTCTTGGTCTATAGGCGTCATGTAACTGCAAAGATacacattattataacaatgttatgttttataatttagtatcgTTTTCTTctttgataatataaataataaaataatatacctattactgtatatataaataggccGGCTGTTCAAAATCCAAACTTAGCacttaatttttctttaatatttattatttttttactaattcctgttaagtaaaaaaaaaagaaaaaactacacaaatataaacaataacctCTGGTTTTGATTTCGGACAGCCGAGgctaaaatgaaataacaaaaacaccTGTTTGCTAATTGCGGGACTTCATAAAGATGCTCATTGCGTGCTTTAGTAGTGGAGTTagtgtgtctgtgtgttcTTCTAGAATCAATTGTTTGGAATTCTTCGTGAATGGTCAAGTCCGGCTGGTTGGTCAGCGTTCTTCTTATcacattgttaaaataatttgtacctgtgtaaaaatagattttgttgttcatattcttctttatttaaaattttattaatcttaataaattaatgaaacatATTTAGAACAGGTTATGAACATATTTTTCGTATATTACCTGAAGGCGGTTTAACATACGGTGAATTTTCAGTCATCTTAAatttcatgtattttattcCCAATATAACAACAACAACTAATATAAGAAATGTAATTGACAATGCCATAAGTAAAGGCCAATATGACGaccctgaaaaaaaaaaagttctagTTATAATAGTTCTactcatatttattaacaaacatTATCCGGCTATTTTCAAAGTGAACAGCGAAACTTATAACTTCATTATACTTAGCAATAGTTAGGTTGAGAGTTTtgtcattatcattacatCATCAGCCATATCATCCCCATAGCTGGGCACTGTTCTTTCCGACGGATAAAGTTGGTCCGTGCCTTGGTTCACCACGGTGGCCTTACGAGTATTTGGACTGGTAGctgttttaacgactgcaattAATGCCGGCAACCAACGGCTAAACAAGGTCGTGCAACTCTTAGACAGTTCGAATGCTGCCCTGCTGTCATTGCGGCACACCAGGAGTGCCACATCACAGACTATGATGTAGACTGTGCACTAAGACGATAATcgatctctctctctctcatctctcgtccgctttcctactttttcacCTCCATTTTGCACGGTCACCACAAGTTGAATATGTTACTTGCTGTGAACCATGTACTTCTTTAAGATTGATTTTTTCGTTATAGTATCACTTACCATCATGAATGAGAGCCGATTTCGATGTCCTGACACATAAAGGGCACTGAGACACCTGTTGGTCTACACCCGTGCAGGGTTTTCCAGAACTGTTGAGACAGCGGCGCGTTTTTTTTCGAAGGCAGTCCGAATCACAGGGCGACCACTCGGACCATTGTGACCAGCGgtctagaaaaatatttttttacatataaaccGCTTTGCTAATGGATCTTCACAGGAGtatgatatgaaataaaaatatttacctagtGATGCACTTGAAGATTCATCCGCTAATCCATCTATTCCATCAACATACACATCTGTAACAAGATAAGACTCTAAAATTATACTAGTGTAAGAGGGGCCGGCAGAAGTTCTCCTTCTGCCGGCCCTTCTTATACTAGCCAGGCGAGCGAACAACTGAGCAAAGCTATGTAATACAATTCACACCAAAAACGTTCCTTCCCATCCTTTCTATTCCTTTTGATCTTGAGTCGTCCTAACCTCGGTTTGAGCTTTCTTTAGGTCACCGACTTTGATAAGAGTTTAGctcatgaatattattatttaagtattctTATTATGGATACTCCATTTGGCGAACATCGTGACGTCTTAAAGGTCCCTCAGCGTGCAGGTGGTAGAACACGCAGAGCAAGACATTGTGTATACCACAGTTTGGGTGGAGGTACTACACAGACAAGCAGTTTCCAAGCTATATCTCTACTAGGAGACACATATTTTCATTGCTTCGGCTGACTTGTGCCCAGagatttaactaaatattgaCGTAACGTACCTAAGTCACAATCCAAGCAGTCCTGCGTCTTTTGCTCCTCTGGGCCTAAACAGGGAATACCACCATGAAGGGGGGGTGGGGCTGTACAAGATCTCTCCCTACGCCTTCCTGATCTTTGACCCTGTTCACAGAAGCAGTCACTCCAAGCAGACCATGTTGTCCAGCCACCGTTAACTAAAATATACGAATTGTTATTTCTTTATCACTTACTAGCTGTCAAAAGAAAGTCAGTCATATCAATAAGTCACTCAGGAATATCGTCGTTTCCTATTGGTGAAAGAGTTTTGGATATAGGTTGAAAGTTAGTGTAGATAGTTTGGAACTTAGGATAAAATTACTTCAGAGTTCGTAccaacaagttttttttaggtatttctatatttaaaacatacatGTACTTACCGACAACTTTTAACTGAGCAGGATCAGATAGTCGTTTTCCTGCTAAATTTTCTGCCACACAAGTATAGTTTGCCATGTcctaaaattgaaaaattaaataattttacttaattttattagaggTGTAGTAGATTTCTTActtaaatttcttaataataaaaacttaccaACAGCGACACTTTATTGATGTGAAAATCGCCATCTTTAGTAACCTGAACATTATCATCAGCCAATAGGGGTGCTCCATTTTTCAGCCAATAAACTTGTGCGTACGGCGCCGCCGGAGGGGGCTCACATCTGAACGTCGCAGGAGTATACTGTTTGACTAGCTGAGTCTCGGGAGTCACGGAGAATTGTTTCTTTATAACTAAAAGAAACGTCACTCTATATTAATGAACTAGCTTATGCCCGGGTTTTcgtctaattttatttcgtgctcataatttattaatggcAATATCTCGGGTTTAAGCATATACCAAACCACATGTGAACGTCGGCAACATCAAGTTGGCCTTTTTACATCGCAGTCCAAAAAGCCAATTAAGTGAGCCAAACCAGGTTACCAGCCAGTTAACCAGACTATTCTGAATACACGTAAAATACTTCCCTGGCGCACGTGTTCAACTATAATAAAAGTCacctgtttaattttttttcagaattatTCGGGTTTGGCTACCTACCTACCTGCCTAAGGATGAATGgcgaaactaaaataaataggtaacttGTAATGCCAGCTCTTTTGCGGACAAGTTCGCCGTACTTAAACTTTGACGGTTCGGTATACATTTTTGGTAATTGAGtaattgcgataaataaaagcacccatacaaaatacgcaatgttcgtgcattcgcgtcggcatttGTCGGAGTTCGAAGATAgcgtggagctggcataaaacTTTTTTGCGGGGGCCTCAGATGTGAGGTAGTAGCCGACGTCGCCGACACCTAACGCGGTAATTGCTAACCAAATAATTGCAGTAGACTAGAATGATGATATAGAGTATATCGATTCATAGAAATCTATTGCAAAAAcagagtaatatttttttgttatctaaAAATTTACCGATTCGCCACAGAAAAtcgaaaatttgtatttttatttcactttaattatttttgaagtttttatattgtgtTCTGAGCAAACTACACGGTAAGAGTACTGGGAATAGCGGAAAATaggattttgtttaaaatatcacTCTGTACATTACTTAACGTACTTAAGAACTTACAGGCAAGTTCGATAGTTGCAGGCTGGCTTCTGATATATCCACCACTGGTCCAAGCATAACAAGTGCATTGAAATTTCTCATCTCCAAAGTACTCATCAAAACTTTCTCTGGTGACCTTGTGTTCGCCTTCTATTATTCTGACTCCCGTTTGGGGGTCCACAAACTCAAAAGTTTCCGCTTGAATTTTTATGCCATTGCATTTAAAGTAcacctaaaatttaaatagatatatcaTATCAATGCTACACTATAAGAAATTaaacgtataaaaataaatatttattatattaatggcctctaaattattattataaataagtcaaaatttgttgttttctataaataatgcCCACATTACAGTACAGAATATTGGGCAAGTGGGTAAAGCGACGaacaaaagaatttttttaaattcaattttaacaaCCTAGTCAAGTATTTTCAACATtcagaattaattattattcaaaactaTAACTTGAAAAGCTGTTTATATGTTAGTTAATAAGTTTCTACAGGCAAGTACCAACCGAAGCACGGCGTACGTTGCTTTTTATCAAGCAATTTTTGAATACTTACGTTTAAAGCATTCGCAGCTCGACATTTCAAAGTTgctggtttatttttaacaacataAGTATTCTCTGGCTCGAATAGAAACACAGGCAGATTGTCTTTTGTCGTGTGCAATGGTATCTTATCGTCTAAACTTAATACATCTTTGATATTACTTCTGGGAGTTACTTCTGGGGAatctttgtaattaatatcttTGACGTCATAATAATCTAAGTATGTACCGTCTTCATCGTCTTCTTCTGGTTCTTCATTAGTATTGTATACGGCAGGTAAGAAATAATCGTTAGTtggatttttatgattttctaAGAGAAAATCTAAGTGTCTATGGTCATAATCTTTTTCTTCTACATTACTTGTACTGTCATCTGATCGAGTTTGTTGATGAgtacctaaaatatattaaaagattcataaaaaaaaataagtttgtttttgatatgtgattaaaaacatttttaggaACAAATGCCCTATAGGTACGCACGTGAACAACAGTTTTctagtatttttgaaaataatgagatgaaaaaattctggaatcgttTTCTtgtagtttagtttttttgttttaaagtaggtacctatgttaaattttacctGGTTTAGATTTCAGATTTAGGGCCAGTATTAAACTAGCTCAGCTACTTGTTAAATTTAGCTAAtttagcctatgtcactctccaactatctccactCCAAAAATCCACAattgttattgatttttaaatcaagCAAAATTACTTTGTCATGGTAGGtacttcataaaataaactttatgattttttaatattcaacaactaaatacataattaaaatttacatatatttttaaacgacTTCCAAAAAAGTTCGagtgcaatatttattattacctacatattcAGCGATCTACGTCATTTATGGacgaattttcattttcattttttattttgttgtgtttgtgAAAGAGTAGTTTTAACAGGTTTGTAAAGTATTGTTTTTGGGACAAAGGGCGTAAACACTCTTAACTGTCATGGCAGTCGGgtaatttttttcgaaaaatgtttttaacttcaaataaacacacgtttttttttaaaggtagtatataatagtataatattttaattatcaaaaaaatagttatatccAGCAAACTATTGGAGGAATCTTCTCTATACATGTCACCATTGTCACATCCTTACAAtcaatttaaactaaatatattcaaaaatctCACCTTTTCCCGCGTTCTGTCCTCTCACCTGAATCACCAACTGTATCTGGACTAACAAGACGCAAGTCCAAAACTTCACTTCCATTTATACACAAAaagttttccaaaaaaattaataaacatgcCAGGGAGGCATCTTCATCCATAACTGTTTCACATacacattaattttatctttgtcAGCGTTGATTTGTAACATCCACAAGCATTAATAATTTCCGATCGTATGATGACTAGTGTcttttttttgacaatatttattattttcccgTAAAAGTTTTCGTGGTTCTCGCAAGACTGAAAAAGGTGTTACCCTCACAGCGATTGGGGTTGTACTGAGGAATAGGGGatgaatgaaaacattttctgTACAGGGGCTAGTACTGCGCATGTTCAAAAGTGTAACTTGTTAATTTGTctgtaataaaacttttccaTATTGTAGTAGAAATGTAAGacgcaaaattaaaataatatattttttatttcgttataatagctatttaattttgctaatatcataatttcattatttattgttatttattaaacacacTAATCTATCTTCAATAGAGTGAAGCTATAGGTTGAATGACATTTGTTTAAATAGGACAAAGAcaataaatgtgttttttattgcTCATTCAGTATGACATTATTAGatgttatttgtttatttcaaagaTTAGCGcgttcaaacaaacaaactataTATTGTATTGACTGTTGTCCGCGGATTAACTCGCATGATTTTCAGTGTTGTACAAAGTTCTTtctattattgaattttaattttctatacccgaaaaaaaaaacagaaggaGAAATAGaagtttttttactttcaaaaaggaataatattaaaaagttacatcACGACAATATTCATGTTCTTTCACTGAATCGAGTCAAATATTGAgttgagataaaatacaacaaGCATTGATTACCTCGAAACCTGCAAGACCTATCACAAAGAATATTAGGGTCAGGATCGTGAGCGATCGCACGATTGTATGACAATTCACCACCCCAATTTACATTTCGTCtattatatatgaaattgTATTATCGATAAggtcttttataattttatgccattataactataaaatacaacataatATGCACTTGTTTATTGTGTTGTATTTTGTggagcaattttttttttattatttccattttatagatttatttcatatctACAATTTCCACcgatatacttaatattatcaCGGACCAAAATCCCGGTGAATATCAGATAACCATTATCGcgacgtaaaataaatacgtttaTACAACTATAAAAATGGTGTCAAATTGTAagttatctttttttaaaaattatttttcaataaaataccgCGCGTCCGATTTTCaaccatatatataatatttacaaccataaatataatatttttgaaatatttactataataaatatacggGAGACCAAGAGTTTTTACGGGAGACCAAGAGTTTTTACGGGAGACCAAGAGAGATATAGTTTTTAACAGAACGCGTCAGTTACTAGTTAATTCTctcctaaaataatatttgagatcattgtgataattcagaAATGGAAGTAATCTCTCCTTATTTCCACCCTCTTTACGCCCCTTTTGAGTATATACAACATTATAGAGGATAATATTTTGGTTATTTAtactgtttgtttttttatacattgacaTCCCATTGCTACATGCTTAATCCATGATACTTAACAGCTTTTctgtaaagaaagaaagaaaaaaatatttgccaaGAACATGAGTACAgacatacaaatttattaaaaacctacataaatatatgaggagcatgctatccactaaataataacaaaaacgtACCTTATACCAGCTTGAAATTCTatctgagtctatcattaaagaaatcatttaaagtatcaTTAAGCAAACaatcatataggtatataaataatgtaaactcatgtttttgcaaataaataatctttgccTGTGTTATGTTATAGACGTCGTATTGTATTGCTGAAACCACATAGCTAATAAGGTTCCTTTAAAATGTGTACTTGTTCGCAGCTGCACTATTAAAAGTTTTGATCGTTATTATCTGTACTCAATCTGCGTCGtcaaggaaaaataaaattcgaacACGTCCAATGTTGAGGCAAACGACCAACTTTTATTCAACCAGTATGATTCTCGATTCGCCATCTCTTGGGGCCAAATCTGTTACAACGCCACCAATGGATTTTCTACATTTGGATTTTACTGGCAACCTTAGAGCATTAATGTTCAAGGTACAGGTCTAGCTGGAGTGACCAGCCGCACCTAGATCTAGCCGGGATGATAACATGATAACGGCTGAACATATAGGCCCAATCGAACATAAGCAGGCTACATTTAGGTCTAACCGGCTAAATCTAGGTGTCGagtcaaatcaaatcacttcgaggtttagccgtaacatatcTCTGTTTAAATATCTAATGCATATAATGTCAGCTCCACACTATCACCCAACTCGGACTGATGCCGACgtgaatgcatgaacattgcgtagtttatatgagtgttttatttatcgcggtgaaaaaccagcaaagtgtgccgaatccgccaagttcggcgaactggtccgcgatttaattgtataagacctatatttgttaattgacgtccttggagaaaaggctgcggtgaagtttgttgcgccgcttcttcttcacctgcgctttggaagccggcagtagacttagtttaagtaatttttgacgtcaataagtgatgtatatcatcctaaattgaataaagaatttttaatttgaatttgaatttggatagTGTGGGGCTggcataatatttgtatacactcgttagtaatttaaaaaaaagtttccaACCATTGGTTGTGCGTAAAAATTCgcttaattactttatttttaagtattgcCAATAAGAACACTTTTGACGActtgataattttatgaatttatgagAATCGAACGCGGTCCAATGGTGTACATATCGAAGGCAAACGTAAACTAAGAGCAAGGAAAAAACATGTAATGGAAAGGATACAATTAAAAGCAAAGGATTCATTCACAACAAAGAACTTGTATTGAGATGAGTGTATGGCATAACAAATGTCGCAGGATGTGACAGAGAAAGATAGCTTATAAAAAGAGAGGCTTACACTCAACAATGTGCGAGAAGTTTgtgaagtattttaaatatacataatgccagctccacactgtcaccGAACTTGCCGACACATGCcgcatgccgacgcgaatgcgtgaacattgtagttagtatgagtgcttttccttaccgcaatgaaaaaccagcaatgtataacgaagtttggcaaactgttcgacgacagtgtggagacAGCATTAGTGTAGAACTGTACCTGTACATCCGAGCAGATGAAGtagtgttaatttttaatttgcagaACTTAAGGCCGAATAATTTCAGAGATAGTGTAACCTTTTCACCTTACACTGCACTTTTATCATTGGGACAAATGTTGCTGGGAAGTAGCAGTCGTAATCACAAGGAACTGAAATTGGCAGCAGGAATCGGTCGTAGAGCGGTGaaacactttattttttattatattatacgttTATTTTTCGTCTTTCCCCCAATCTATGAATGTAAAAATTCATTTGTCttctcaaaaaaattaattaaaaaatattataataagtctTTTTGTTAATTCTCACATTTATTTCTCAATCAATACgcaatgaatgaattaatcaaaaaataactatCCTTTAACCCTAAGATCTAAAAGTTACTTATATAggctatataa
This sequence is a window from Plodia interpunctella isolate USDA-ARS_2022_Savannah chromosome 6, ilPloInte3.2, whole genome shotgun sequence. Protein-coding genes within it:
- the LOC128671075 gene encoding netrin receptor UNC5B-like — encoded protein: MEVKFWTCVLLVQIQLVIQVRGQNAGKGTHQQTRSDDSTSNVEEKDYDHRHLDFLLENHKNPTNDYFLPAVYNTNEEPEEDDEDGTYLDYYDVKDINYKDSPEVTPRSNIKDVLSLDDKIPLHTTKDNLPVFLFEPENTYVVKNKPATLKCRAANALNVYFKCNGIKIQAETFEFVDPQTGVRIIEGEHKVTRESFDEYFGDEKFQCTCYAWTSGGYIRSQPATIELAFIKKQFSVTPETQLVKQYTPATFRCEPPPAAPYAQVYWLKNGAPLLADDNVQVTKDGDFHINKVSLLDMANYTCVAENLAGKRLSDPAQLKVVVNGGWTTWSAWSDCFCEQGQRSGRRRERSCTAPPPLHGGIPCLGPEEQKTQDCLDCDLDVYVDGIDGLADESSSASLDRWSQWSEWSPCDSDCLRKKTRRCLNSSGKPCTGVDQQVSQCPLCVRTSKSALIHDGSSYWPLLMALSITFLILVVVVILGIKYMKFKMTENSPYVKPPSGTNYFNNVIRRTLTNQPDLTIHEEFQTIDSRRTHRHTNSTTKARNEHLYEVPQLANSYMTPIDQEVRNHVENKNYACKDLESDQSDSSCFLSSGSSYGNESVELSPSLRNNASVDSNYLNPQLETATSKIVSSDGGWLTLDKCGVSLFVPDGVVDKEELFTLEVTDEDWNRPILQEGETQLSPVIRCGPKNFHFCKGVILTFPHCAALKSTSWLISVLQKPEEINSKEWRKVLTLGQETPGTPIFAQVDPSKVFLVSEFLSDFVLVGQSFSGLDGKLLKIAMFISRRMDDNYFSLKVHVFNDTPYAFHECLENERRVGGTLLCEPKLVYFQENCSDLCINIRDVGEGWRIQSGGKYQELPYSLVRNMSTKSVHCIFVLQQTDSINCLELNMTVYQKQKQSNSVNFNFKTNDLNSNLNFNKRFSYSGFSSTITILENPLNYSSLSKNGSRYSFVFKNEGIYRSNFSTDNNYRTNALTKSDRVILYKLLDSHSSKGNDWRLLAEKLKIAYYYYYFSNTCSPTENILNLWLCRNNDVNMLVQLSRIFREMSRVDCATVVERRCFTN